One window from the genome of Oryctolagus cuniculus chromosome 1, mOryCun1.1, whole genome shotgun sequence encodes:
- the LOC138846773 gene encoding lipocalin-1-like isoform X2: MRLLLLAAGLGLLSALGAQRPPARQEEVVISARSQQLLGRWHIHRWAGTIPFPPEKRSEPLPPFSFVINYNGKLEFRMRILKPSGCQLLKLPFVEYDTGQFSTWWRHPIYIWLVSEGSCGIAYFEDKMNNQDMQMMMLFRHTLDEIPECVRLFYEFVERKGLNTSDIVRPPHAATCKLPTDS, translated from the exons ATGCGGCTGCTCCTGCTGGCGGCCGGGCTGGGCCTGCTCTCGGCGCTGGGAGCCCAGCGCCCCCCAGCCCGCCAGGAGGAAGTGGTCATTTCTGCCCGCTCTCAGCAG CTTTTAGGGAGGTGGCACATACACCGATGGGCGGGGACCATCCCCTTCCCCCCGGAAAAGCGGTCTGAGCCGCTGCCGCCCTTCAGCTTCGTGATCAACTACAACGGGAAGCTGGAGTTCCGCATGCGGATCCT gaagcCCAGCGGGTGCCAGCTGCTGAAACTCCCCTTCGTAGAGTACGACACCGGGCAGTTCAGCACCT GGTGGAGGCACCCCATCTACATCTGGCTGGTCAGCGAGGGCAGCTGCGGCATCGCCTACTTCGAGGACAAGATGAACAACCAGGACATGCAGATGATGATGCTCTTCA gacacaCCCTGGATGAAATCCCCGAGTGCGTGAGGCTCTTCTATGAGTTCGTGGAGAGAAAAGGACTGAACACGAGCGACATCGTCAGGCCCCCTCACGCCG CCACCTGCAAGCTGCCTACAGACTCCTAG
- the LOC138846773 gene encoding lipocalin-1-like isoform X1: MRLLLLAAGLGLLSALGAQRPPARQEEVVISARSQQLLGRWHIHRWAGTIPFPPEKRSEPLPPFSFVINYNGKLEFRMRILKPSGCQLLKLPFVEYDTGQFSTWWRHPIYIWLVSEGSCGIAYFEDKMNNQDMQMMMLFSRGPAHPLRVRVHACGWCVRVHLPCSALHGHSEPTPHQARSQPDPHPAPPPPSWRALPVSAAQGLGDPADLTLGGPPAPPCPCLHCPR, from the exons ATGCGGCTGCTCCTGCTGGCGGCCGGGCTGGGCCTGCTCTCGGCGCTGGGAGCCCAGCGCCCCCCAGCCCGCCAGGAGGAAGTGGTCATTTCTGCCCGCTCTCAGCAG CTTTTAGGGAGGTGGCACATACACCGATGGGCGGGGACCATCCCCTTCCCCCCGGAAAAGCGGTCTGAGCCGCTGCCGCCCTTCAGCTTCGTGATCAACTACAACGGGAAGCTGGAGTTCCGCATGCGGATCCT gaagcCCAGCGGGTGCCAGCTGCTGAAACTCCCCTTCGTAGAGTACGACACCGGGCAGTTCAGCACCT GGTGGAGGCACCCCATCTACATCTGGCTGGTCAGCGAGGGCAGCTGCGGCATCGCCTACTTCGAGGACAAGATGAACAACCAGGACATGCAGATGATGATGCTCTTCAGTaggggccccgcccacccccttCGTGTGCGCGTGCACGCGTGTGgctggtgtgtgcgtgtgcacctgccctgctctgctctgcacgGTCACAGTGAACCCACGCCCCATCAGGCCCGCAGCCAGCCGGACCCCCACCCGGCGCCTCCCCCTCCCAGCTGGCGGGCGCTTCCTgtctctgcagcccagggcctgggggaccCTGCCGACCTCACGCTTGGTggtcctcctgccccaccctgtcCTTGCCTCCACTGCCCACGCTAa
- the LOC138846781 gene encoding uncharacterized protein, translating to MKTWAQAGHVSTATATEAGRAGGVIPGAMGSWPCCPSSWARLRVAQPSTDHSAAGSVQGPGWSPGIPHGVPEPPTHGVGVPAAPRPPGSPRFSHFRVSTRGGRRGYRGPQLSGLSALLWPQNCRRMSAAVYTACLRSPAEGDSGPQCPGDTSGVGGQGGGRILGELSPSRRTGCLSGNPGRDVPGTGTSGSPEAGLGSPEGACGQLSEDGREMVRQGPGCPHEDLPGEGGPRDHLAVWQRHRVGLLHTPAGLTHARTHTHTHMHAYMHTRTHTRAHAPAPASSKDGECHKVETALERTEEPGRYSVHGGLSSLRIEASAVRAHRVLSYEGRLSGAVFRVTKLLGRNPDPNPEALGEFKEFTERQGLPRESIVTPAQADNCVPRREEGEQPWK from the exons ATGAAGACGTGGGCACAGGCAGGCCACGTGAGCACGGCCACAGCCACGGAAGCCGGGAGGGCGGGAGGGGTCATCCCTGGTGCCATGGGgagctggccctgctgcccctcgtcctgggccaggctgcgggtggcccagcccagcacagacCACTCGGCAGCAGGGAGCGTCCAGGGACCGGGATGGAGCCCGGGGATCCCGCATGGGGTCCCAGAGCCCCCAACACACGGCGTGGGGGTGCCcgctgctccccgccccccaggaaGCCCCCGTTTCAGCCACTTCCGCGTCAGCACCCGCGGAGGCCGCCGTGGCTACCGGGGTCCCCAGCTGTCTGGTCTCAGTGCCTTGCTCTGGCCCCAGAACTGCAGGAGAATGAGCGCTGCTGTCTACACTGCCTGCCTGCGGTCCCCTGCTGAGGGCGACTCAGGACCTCAGTGCCCTGGGGACaccagtggggtgggggggcagggtggggggaggatcCTCGGGGAACTGAGCCCAAGCCGTCGAACGGGCTGCTTGTCAGGCAATCCAGGGCGGGACGTCCCAGGCACAGGGACGTCTGGATCCCCAGAGGCCGGCCTGGGGTCCCCAGAAGGAGCTTGCGGGCAGCTGAGtgaag ATGGCAGGGAGATGGTACGTCAAGGCCCTGGCTGCCCGCACGAGGATCTCCCTGGAGAAGGTGGCCCCCGTGACCATCTCGCTGTCTGGCAACGGCACCGTGTGGGTCTCCTCCACACACCT GCCGGGctcacacacgcacgcacacacacacacacacacatgcatgcatacatgcacacacgcacacacacacgtgcacacgcacctgctcctgcttccagcaaAGACGGggagtgccacaaggtggagacCGCCCTGGAGAGGACGGAGGAGCCGGGCAGATACAGCGTGC ATGGAGGCCTGAGCTCCCTGCGCATCGAGGCCTCGGCCGTGAGGGCCCACCGCGTGCTCTCCTACGAGGGGCGGCTCAGCGGCGCGGTGTTCAGAGTCACCAAGCTCCTGG GCAGGAATCCGGACCCCAACCCTGAGGCCCTGGGGGAATTTAAGGAATTCACTGAGCGCCAGGGGCTCCCACGGGAGAGCATCGTCACCCCCGCGCAGGCGG ATAACTGCGTCCCCAGACGGGAAGAGGGTGAGCAGCCCTGGAAGTGA